One genomic window of Leptotrichia shahii includes the following:
- a CDS encoding Fic family protein: protein MEDKYKMTLEENIFVAKRNVVDSIWKSANLEGIAVTYPQTETIFQGLGIQNMKIKDINAIVNLKHSWEFILENIKYPIDLNYICKINQLIGEANVNPFPGLSMGGTDWKPEIPDKEKVNDSLNKILESENSATEKAINLMLYLMRSQLFYDGNKRTSMMAANQVMIQNGAGIISVPIKYQEEFLELLVKFYETNDMNEIKELIYNHCIDGINFKKE, encoded by the coding sequence ATGGAAGATAAGTATAAAATGACATTAGAAGAAAATATTTTTGTTGCAAAAAGAAATGTAGTGGATTCAATTTGGAAATCGGCAAATTTGGAAGGAATAGCTGTGACTTATCCTCAGACTGAAACAATTTTTCAAGGGCTGGGAATTCAAAATATGAAAATTAAGGATATAAATGCCATTGTTAATTTGAAACATTCGTGGGAATTTATTTTGGAAAATATTAAATATCCGATTGATTTAAATTATATCTGTAAAATAAATCAACTTATTGGAGAGGCAAATGTAAATCCTTTCCCAGGACTCAGTATGGGTGGAACAGATTGGAAGCCTGAAATTCCTGATAAAGAAAAAGTGAATGACAGTTTGAACAAGATTTTAGAAAGTGAAAATTCTGCAACAGAAAAAGCAATAAACTTAATGCTATATTTAATGAGAAGCCAGCTTTTTTATGATGGAAATAAAAGGACAAGCATGATGGCGGCAAATCAAGTGATGATTCAAAATGGTGCAGGGATTATTTCAGTTCCTATAAAATATCAGGAGGAATTTTTGGAATTGCTTGTAAAATTTTACGAAACTAATGATATGAATGAAATTAAGGAATTGATTTACAATCATTGTATTGACGGGATAAATTTTAAAAAAGAATAG
- a CDS encoding HD domain-containing protein, with protein MYIIRKAMEYFNPKINRAYMNEALKKLTEQEKKIFLEMSDYDKFHSLEVYKKIKKTELKNNEKYFKLALLHDCGKENVSIITRVLHKLGFKTQLQNHAQRSFEKLEKVDEEVAILAKNHHNRGYSEEMSIFQKCDDES; from the coding sequence ATGTATATAATTAGAAAAGCGATGGAGTATTTTAACCCGAAGATTAATAGGGCTTATATGAATGAGGCTCTAAAAAAATTGACAGAGCAAGAAAAGAAAATATTTTTGGAAATGTCTGATTATGATAAGTTTCATTCACTTGAAGTTTATAAAAAAATAAAAAAAACAGAACTAAAAAATAATGAGAAGTATTTTAAACTGGCACTTCTGCACGACTGTGGAAAAGAAAATGTGTCGATTATAACGAGAGTTTTGCATAAATTAGGATTTAAAACGCAGTTGCAGAATCACGCACAAAGAAGTTTTGAAAAGCTGGAAAAAGTAGATGAGGAAGTAGCGATTTTAGCTAAGAATCATCATAATCGAGGGTATTCAGAGGAAATGAGCATTTTTCAGAAATGTGATGATGAGAGTTAA
- a CDS encoding pseudouridine synthase family protein: protein MDKLIRDFENTKYFGYMFFIEYNGEKFNSFDENPNKKSIKAEFRKILESNKIKIFKGIQQAGRTDANVSAKENILYINSKDVIDFFKLKFLEIEGLKINKIVRTLPFLEFPQMIQKRYYIYKYPKHLVKNNEERINQICEKVSGKKDFYEFTSEKGKKLKNHIREILVKYENGNLYFAGDGFLPQQVRIMSNFILNNTKFDIEKLNDENFENKKLSIKDKALDGKYLTLKKVEFSEELEKMRFFDVENIEELVALKNKENRENFEKENLGITNLEKTDFEIKINNLNEELENIEKIGKVRKIEKNSYFTVFFVEKKDKGEFIGKKGKNIRKLKKILGDVVVKEI from the coding sequence GTGGATAAATTAATAAGAGATTTTGAGAATACAAAATATTTTGGATACATGTTTTTTATAGAATATAATGGAGAAAAGTTTAACTCTTTTGATGAAAATCCGAATAAAAAAAGTATAAAAGCAGAATTTAGAAAAATTTTGGAAAGTAACAAAATCAAAATATTCAAAGGAATTCAGCAGGCTGGAAGGACTGATGCGAATGTGAGTGCAAAGGAAAATATTCTTTATATAAATTCCAAAGATGTTATTGATTTTTTTAAATTAAAATTTTTGGAAATAGAAGGGCTGAAAATTAATAAAATAGTAAGAACATTGCCATTTTTAGAATTTCCACAGATGATTCAAAAAAGATATTATATTTATAAATATCCAAAACATCTTGTAAAAAATAATGAAGAGAGAATAAATCAGATTTGTGAGAAAGTGTCTGGGAAAAAGGATTTTTACGAATTTACTTCAGAAAAGGGGAAAAAATTAAAAAATCACATAAGAGAAATTTTGGTGAAATATGAAAATGGTAATCTATATTTTGCGGGAGATGGATTTTTGCCGCAGCAGGTGCGGATTATGAGTAATTTTATTTTAAATAACACGAAGTTTGATATTGAAAAGTTGAATGATGAAAACTTTGAAAATAAAAAATTAAGTATAAAAGACAAGGCACTTGATGGAAAATATTTAACATTGAAGAAGGTTGAGTTTTCAGAGGAGTTGGAAAAAATGAGATTTTTTGATGTGGAAAATATTGAAGAACTGGTGGCTTTGAAAAATAAAGAGAATAGGGAAAATTTTGAAAAAGAAAATCTAGGAATTACAAACTTAGAAAAAACAGATTTTGAAATAAAAATAAATAATTTGAATGAAGAGTTAGAGAATATTGAAAAAATTGGCAAAGTTAGGAAAATTGAAAAAAATAGTTATTTTACAGTATTTTTTGTTGAAAAGAAAGATAAAGGGGAGTTTATTGGTAAAAAGGGAAAAAATATTAGGAAGTTGAAGAAAATTTTGGGGGATGTAGTTGTGAAGGAAATTTAG
- a CDS encoding malolactic enzyme, translating into MKSGYEILNDPFLNKGTAFTKEEREKYGLLGLLPAQFQTIETQAKQVYKQFQAKDKLIEKRYFLMEIFNTNRTLFYYLFNEHVVEFMPIVYDPVIAESIENYSELFVNPQNAAYLSVKEPENIEIILKNATSDRNIRLIVVTDAEGILGIGDWGTNGVDISVGKLMVYTAAAGIDPSTVLPVVIDAGTNRKELLENEFYLGNKFERVRGDEYYNFIDKFVKTAEKIFPDLYLHWEDFGRLNAANILKKYENEIATFNDDIQGTGIITLAGILGALKISGEKLTDQVYMCFGAGTAGAGIAKRIFDEMIEQGLSEAEAKKRFYLVDKQGLLFEDTEGLTPEQIPFARKHDEFENSNELINLEAAVKAIKPTILVGTSTVPKTFTKEIIQEMAKHTKRPIIFPLSNPTKLAEASAKDLIEWTDGRALIATGIPSDPIEYKGTVYEIGQANNALIYPGLGLGIIATKSRLVNDKIISAAAHSLGGIVDTNKPGAAVLPPVSKLTEFSETVALAVGESVLKQKLNRDPVDDLKEAIKNTKWIPEYKKL; encoded by the coding sequence ATGAAATCAGGTTATGAAATTTTGAATGATCCTTTTCTTAACAAAGGAACAGCATTTACAAAAGAAGAAAGAGAAAAATATGGATTATTGGGACTATTGCCAGCACAATTCCAAACGATAGAAACTCAAGCGAAACAAGTTTACAAACAATTTCAAGCGAAAGATAAATTAATAGAAAAAAGATATTTTTTGATGGAAATTTTTAACACAAATAGAACATTATTTTATTATTTATTTAATGAACACGTTGTTGAATTTATGCCTATTGTTTATGATCCTGTAATTGCAGAAAGTATAGAAAATTACAGCGAATTATTTGTAAACCCTCAGAATGCAGCTTATTTATCAGTAAAAGAACCAGAAAATATAGAAATAATTTTAAAAAATGCCACAAGTGATAGAAATATTCGATTGATAGTTGTTACAGATGCTGAAGGGATTTTAGGAATTGGAGATTGGGGAACTAATGGAGTAGATATTTCAGTTGGAAAGTTAATGGTTTATACTGCTGCAGCTGGAATTGATCCTTCTACAGTTCTTCCAGTTGTGATTGATGCAGGTACGAATAGAAAAGAATTGTTGGAGAATGAATTTTATTTGGGAAATAAATTTGAAAGAGTTAGAGGTGACGAATATTATAATTTTATTGATAAATTTGTAAAAACAGCTGAGAAAATTTTTCCAGATTTATATCTTCATTGGGAAGACTTTGGAAGATTAAATGCTGCTAATATTTTGAAAAAGTATGAAAATGAAATTGCAACTTTTAACGATGACATACAGGGGACAGGAATTATTACTTTAGCTGGAATTTTAGGAGCATTAAAAATTTCTGGTGAAAAACTTACAGATCAAGTTTATATGTGTTTTGGTGCAGGAACTGCTGGAGCTGGAATTGCCAAAAGAATTTTTGATGAAATGATTGAACAAGGACTTTCTGAAGCAGAAGCAAAAAAGCGTTTTTATTTAGTTGATAAGCAAGGATTATTATTTGAAGATACAGAAGGATTGACACCAGAACAAATTCCTTTTGCTAGAAAACATGATGAATTTGAAAATTCTAATGAACTAATAAATTTAGAAGCAGCAGTTAAAGCTATAAAACCAACAATTTTAGTAGGAACTTCAACAGTACCGAAAACTTTTACAAAAGAGATCATACAAGAAATGGCAAAACATACAAAAAGACCTATAATTTTTCCATTAAGCAATCCTACAAAATTAGCAGAAGCATCTGCGAAAGATCTTATTGAATGGACAGATGGAAGAGCTCTTATTGCAACAGGAATTCCATCAGATCCAATAGAATATAAAGGCACTGTTTATGAAATTGGACAAGCTAATAACGCATTAATTTATCCTGGATTAGGACTTGGAATTATTGCAACAAAATCAAGACTTGTAAATGACAAAATAATTTCAGCAGCAGCTCATTCACTAGGAGGAATTGTTGATACAAACAAACCTGGTGCTGCAGTACTTCCACCTGTATCGAAATTAACAGAATTTTCTGAAACAGTGGCACTTGCGGTAGGAGAAAGTGTGTTAAAGCAAAAATTAAATAGAGATCCTGTTGATGATTTAAAAGAAGCAATTAAAAATACAAAATGGATTCCTGAATACAAAAAACTTTAA
- a CDS encoding RpiB/LacA/LacB family sugar-phosphate isomerase: MKIAMAGDHAGFNLKKEIKELLESQGHEVIDFGPFSEESCDLPDFIYPASLAVSKQEVDRGIFIDGVGYGSALIANKIYGVYAAVCQDPFCASLARSHSNTNVLCLGGKIIGSAIAQEIVKTWMTTDYLINEKKYTNRVEKVIEIAERHIRKDI; encoded by the coding sequence ATGAAAATAGCAATGGCTGGAGATCATGCTGGATTTAATTTAAAAAAGGAAATTAAGGAATTGCTGGAATCACAAGGGCACGAAGTTATAGATTTTGGACCTTTTAGTGAAGAATCTTGTGACTTGCCTGATTTTATCTATCCTGCTTCACTTGCAGTAAGTAAACAAGAAGTTGACAGAGGAATCTTTATAGACGGTGTTGGCTATGGAAGTGCTTTAATTGCAAATAAAATTTACGGTGTTTATGCTGCTGTTTGTCAAGATCCATTTTGTGCAAGTTTAGCTCGTTCTCACTCAAATACAAACGTACTTTGCCTTGGTGGAAAAATTATTGGTTCTGCTATTGCACAAGAAATTGTAAAAACATGGATGACTACTGATTATTTGATAAATGAAAAAAAATATACAAATAGAGTAGAAAAAGTAATTGAAATTGCTGAAAGACATATAAGAAAAGACATTTAA